The following proteins are co-located in the Haliovirga abyssi genome:
- a CDS encoding GspE/PulE family protein, translating into MRNIEKIIKKYNLIIKEKDKNSIIFFSKLNHNAQVIHEIEVFLGKKVKIEKLENEEFIKLDYEKEEWKSDILGEVDITGFKSFLENENIKNVEDIEEMANEAPIINLVNMIIANAVKRDSSDIHIEPFEQGVVVRYRVDGVLINIGILPLYIAPALVTRIKIMASLDIAERRIPQDGRIRIKIFSREVDIRVAIAPIINGENITLRILDKKKSLLKLENIGFDTYNLKKYYEILKNTTGIILVTGPTGSGKTTTLYATLNYLNASEKKIITIEDPIEYQISGVNQMQVKPEINFTFANGLRSILRQDPDIIMIGEIRDTETAKIAVQAALTGHLVLATLHTNDAPSSIMRLKDLGVEDYLLAASLKGIIAQRLVRKICPDCKEEKKLKDESHKRCITCNDIGYVGRLGLFEVMNITDDIKRMISEKRELQDIIKESKKNGMRTIFEDGEKKIEDGITTIEEVIRVTSG; encoded by the coding sequence ATGAGGAATATAGAAAAAATTATAAAAAAATACAATTTAATAATAAAGGAAAAAGATAAAAATAGTATAATTTTTTTTTCGAAGCTTAATCATAATGCACAAGTTATTCATGAAATAGAGGTGTTTTTAGGAAAAAAAGTGAAAATAGAAAAACTTGAAAATGAAGAATTTATTAAATTGGATTATGAAAAAGAAGAATGGAAATCAGATATACTTGGAGAAGTAGATATAACAGGATTTAAAAGTTTTTTAGAAAATGAGAATATAAAAAATGTAGAAGATATAGAAGAGATGGCAAATGAAGCTCCAATAATTAATCTAGTAAATATGATTATAGCAAATGCAGTAAAAAGGGACTCAAGCGATATTCATATAGAACCTTTTGAACAAGGAGTTGTGGTAAGATATAGAGTGGATGGAGTACTGATAAATATAGGCATTTTACCATTGTATATAGCACCAGCATTAGTAACAAGAATAAAAATAATGGCATCACTTGATATAGCAGAAAGAAGAATCCCGCAGGATGGAAGAATAAGGATAAAAATTTTTTCAAGAGAAGTGGACATAAGAGTAGCCATAGCACCAATAATAAATGGTGAAAATATAACATTGAGAATACTTGATAAGAAAAAAAGTTTATTAAAGCTTGAAAATATAGGATTTGATACCTATAATTTAAAAAAATATTATGAGATATTAAAGAATACAACGGGAATTATACTAGTCACGGGACCCACAGGAAGTGGGAAAACAACGACACTTTATGCAACTTTAAACTATCTAAATGCTTCAGAAAAAAAAATAATAACAATAGAAGATCCAATAGAATATCAGATAAGTGGAGTGAACCAGATGCAAGTAAAGCCAGAAATAAATTTTACATTTGCAAATGGCTTGCGATCGATATTGAGACAGGATCCAGATATTATAATGATAGGAGAAATAAGAGATACTGAAACAGCGAAGATAGCAGTTCAGGCAGCTTTAACTGGTCATCTTGTATTGGCAACATTACATACAAATGATGCACCGAGTTCGATAATGAGATTAAAAGATCTTGGAGTAGAAGATTACTTGCTTGCAGCATCTTTAAAAGGAATTATTGCACAAAGACTTGTTAGAAAAATATGTCCAGATTGTAAAGAAGAGAAGAAACTAAAAGATGAGAGCCATAAAAGATGTATAACATGTAATGATATTGGATATGTAGGAAGATTAGGACTATTTGAAGTAATGAATATAACAGATGATATAAAAAGAATGATTTCAGAAAAAAGAGAATTACAGGATATTATAAAAGAATCAAAGAAAAATGGTATGAGAACAATTTTTGAAGATGGAGAAAAGAAAATAGAAGATGGCATAACAACAATAGAAGAAGTGATAAGAGTTACAAGTGGTTAG
- a CDS encoding type II secretion system F family protein — MSLYKYKGYNKKGEKVEGTVESTNEQQALNDLNRKEITIYEIKEEIATIFSKRASLKDIYIFTKNMNTLLKSGMNLGESLETATNLTKNKYARKVYDAIYEKVRKGESFSIALSSYPGYFDQRYISMIKAGEEGGFIKAVFEELKKTIYEKMNFRKFIISTLTYPVILIFVGIISVAVMFGYVLPRFKQIYDNYGQKLPKITSVIIDLVNLFEKNIISIFAVSMIFIVLSYIFFNSEFLKRKVYKYLLIIPFVNKSYRKFFLYNFSSMMSGLLNSKVSLIKSLEISKTLTKNQYLKNEVEKIITKVVNGNKLSESLNGNFLYDNLFFQLLKVGENSGDLGLSFADLSDTLNDELKSNIAIFSKVFEPLVIIIIGIIFGVLIYAMLIPIINLAGIEKL; from the coding sequence ATGTCTTTATACAAGTATAAAGGATATAATAAAAAAGGAGAAAAAGTAGAAGGAACAGTGGAATCTACAAATGAGCAGCAAGCTTTAAATGATTTAAATAGAAAAGAGATAACAATATATGAAATAAAAGAGGAAATAGCAACAATCTTTTCTAAAAGAGCAAGTCTAAAAGATATATATATATTTACAAAAAATATGAATACACTATTAAAATCAGGTATGAATCTGGGAGAATCATTAGAAACAGCAACAAATCTCACAAAGAATAAATATGCCAGAAAAGTTTATGATGCTATATATGAAAAAGTAAGAAAAGGTGAAAGCTTTTCAATAGCATTATCTTCATATCCTGGATATTTTGATCAAAGATATATAAGTATGATAAAAGCTGGAGAAGAAGGAGGATTTATAAAGGCTGTTTTTGAAGAACTAAAAAAAACAATTTATGAAAAAATGAATTTCAGGAAATTCATAATATCAACATTGACTTATCCGGTTATTTTAATTTTTGTTGGAATAATATCAGTGGCAGTAATGTTTGGGTATGTACTTCCAAGATTTAAGCAGATATATGATAATTATGGGCAAAAACTTCCTAAAATTACAAGTGTGATTATTGATTTAGTGAACTTATTTGAAAAGAATATAATAAGTATTTTTGCGGTTAGCATGATATTTATTGTTTTAAGTTATATTTTTTTTAATTCAGAATTTCTAAAGCGAAAAGTATATAAATATCTATTAATAATACCTTTTGTTAATAAAAGTTATAGAAAATTTTTTCTGTATAACTTTTCATCAATGATGAGTGGATTATTAAATAGTAAAGTTTCGCTTATAAAATCTCTAGAAATATCAAAAACACTTACAAAAAATCAATATTTAAAAAATGAAGTTGAAAAGATAATAACAAAAGTTGTAAATGGTAATAAATTATCAGAATCATTAAATGGGAATTTTTTATATGATAATCTATTTTTTCAACTTTTAAAAGTAGGAGAAAATAGTGGGGATTTAGGTCTGTCTTTTGCAGATTTATCAGATACATTGAATGATGAATTAAAGAGTAATATAGCAATATTTTCAAAAGTATTTGAACCACTGGTAATAATAATTATAGGAATTATATTTGGAGTATTAATTTATGCAATGCTGATACCAATAATTAATTTAGCAGGTATAGAAAAATTATAA